A single region of the Gracilibacillus caseinilyticus genome encodes:
- a CDS encoding CGNR zinc finger domain-containing protein: MAVEQKFPLISGNISIDLVNTEVVRHGTRHDLLTNTKHVLAWFDTLIRENIIFKEQFSKDIEQRGNDALILLHELRSFLREGYEKMADGKELSSDWINHLELLIKNAPFTYQFKDDKLIPTPMGKPENALTSLIALDALKLISSGQLSNIHRCANPDCVLLFIDTHGRRKWCSMKICGNRSKVTRHQRHKAQKN; this comes from the coding sequence ATGGCAGTTGAACAAAAATTCCCTCTCATTTCAGGCAATATTTCAATCGATCTTGTTAACACAGAAGTTGTTCGGCATGGAACCCGACATGATTTATTAACAAATACAAAGCATGTTTTAGCATGGTTTGACACTCTTATTAGGGAAAACATTATATTTAAGGAACAATTTAGTAAAGATATAGAACAGCGGGGAAATGATGCATTGATCCTTTTACATGAATTACGCTCATTCCTTCGAGAAGGTTATGAAAAAATGGCAGATGGGAAAGAACTTTCGTCTGATTGGATTAATCATTTGGAATTACTAATAAAAAATGCCCCCTTTACTTATCAATTTAAAGACGATAAGTTAATTCCTACTCCTATGGGGAAACCAGAAAATGCTCTCACATCACTAATTGCATTAGATGCATTAAAACTTATTTCTTCAGGTCAATTAAGCAACATACACCGATGCGCTAATCCAGATTGTGTTTTATTATTTATTGATACACACGGACGGCGCAAATGGTGTTCCATGAAAATATGCGGTAATAGAAGCAAAGTAACTCGTCATCAACGTCATAAGGCTCAAAAGAATTAA
- a CDS encoding MFS transporter has protein sequence MTKNINKFIIILLALGAFVTGTAEFVVSGILEIISVDLDVSISTAGQLVTVYSLSYAIGAFVLVLLTVKFERKKVLIYAIFTFILGNIVAFISNDYIVLMLSRVIMAMSGGLYIVVATNYAAQIATAEKRGSAMATVITGFTVSLVLGIPIGTFLAAYLNWRYIFLIIAFVTVILLLLLYKLLPSKEGNKPVPFKQQLQIIKDKRVITGLTTTIFWILGYTMVFAYISPLLSNAAGFSIKMTSIALFVLGTFAFIGSRFGGYAVDKWGPNRTISISLFVHVVALLVLTFTQHSTIGVFITLAVWGAATWTTTPAKQFYLISLKPQSSETVLSFNTALMNIGMMLAAALGGIIIQYTNILHLSWIGGVFVIFALVFIKYSFYLNETGSRNIEMRLQTSQEECHLNKNDCY, from the coding sequence TTGACAAAGAACATCAATAAATTCATTATTATTCTCTTAGCTTTAGGAGCCTTTGTTACAGGGACAGCAGAGTTTGTTGTTTCTGGTATATTAGAAATTATATCTGTTGATTTAGATGTTTCGATCTCAACAGCAGGACAATTGGTAACTGTTTATTCGTTATCATATGCAATTGGGGCATTCGTACTGGTTTTGTTAACAGTGAAGTTTGAGCGAAAAAAAGTATTAATATATGCTATTTTTACATTTATTTTAGGTAATATCGTAGCGTTTATTAGTAATGATTATATTGTACTAATGTTGTCAAGAGTCATTATGGCAATGAGTGGAGGGCTTTACATTGTAGTTGCAACAAACTATGCTGCTCAAATTGCAACAGCAGAAAAACGCGGTAGTGCCATGGCAACAGTTATCACTGGCTTTACCGTCTCATTAGTACTTGGTATACCTATCGGGACATTTTTAGCTGCTTATCTGAATTGGCGTTACATTTTTCTGATCATTGCTTTTGTTACAGTCATTCTTTTACTTTTACTTTACAAATTATTACCTAGCAAAGAGGGGAATAAGCCCGTACCATTCAAACAACAGCTACAAATTATAAAGGATAAACGGGTAATCACTGGATTAACAACTACGATCTTCTGGATATTAGGTTATACCATGGTGTTTGCCTATATTTCTCCCTTGTTAAGTAATGCTGCAGGTTTTTCGATAAAGATGACTAGTATTGCCTTATTTGTTTTAGGTACTTTTGCTTTTATAGGTTCACGTTTTGGTGGGTACGCTGTAGACAAGTGGGGACCAAATCGAACGATATCCATTAGTTTATTTGTTCATGTAGTTGCTTTACTCGTATTAACCTTTACACAGCATTCGACAATAGGTGTATTTATTACGTTGGCAGTTTGGGGAGCGGCGACTTGGACAACAACACCTGCAAAGCAATTTTATTTGATATCACTAAAACCACAATCATCTGAAACGGTACTCAGTTTTAATACAGCATTAATGAACATTGGAATGATGCTAGCTGCTGCATTAGGAGGAATCATTATACAATATACTAACATCTTGCATTTGAGTTGGATCGGTGGGGTATTTGTTATTTTTGCTCTTGTTTTTATCAAATACTCGTTTTATTTAAACGAAACAGGTTCAAGGAACATTGAAATGAGATTACAAACTAGTCAAGAAGAATGCCACTTGAATAAAAACGATTGTTACTAA
- a CDS encoding LysR family transcriptional regulator, which yields MSIVRFEILTKVIELGSFTKTAKKLNMTQSAVSHAISSLETEWGVPLLIRDRRKGITLTEIGQKTLPHIREVLKRMEAINQEIALATNLETGIIRIGTFSSASSCLLPKLLAKFQKKHPKVEFKFYEGTYEEITEWLQSGIIDIGFVVKGKSNPDFDLVPLLKDKMVVAFHPEHKFLHKETVDMQDIEKEHFIMPTGMYQSHVEELFEEAQIKPSIRFEVHDCTTIANMVQEGLGVTIGPELFLKTQRNIKIRKLNLTYYREVALACSVISEASPAVKEFLMVAKNVFIEPNSTIDSQMSFN from the coding sequence ATGAGTATTGTTCGTTTCGAGATTTTAACTAAAGTAATAGAGTTAGGGAGTTTTACAAAAACAGCTAAAAAATTAAATATGACTCAATCAGCTGTTAGTCATGCTATTTCCAGTTTAGAAACAGAATGGGGAGTCCCTTTATTAATTCGGGACCGTAGAAAGGGAATAACACTCACAGAAATAGGACAAAAAACACTGCCACATATAAGAGAAGTATTGAAAAGAATGGAAGCAATTAACCAAGAAATTGCATTAGCGACGAACTTAGAGACAGGGATCATTCGTATTGGTACTTTTTCGAGCGCTTCTTCCTGCTTATTACCTAAATTGCTTGCAAAATTTCAAAAAAAACATCCTAAAGTAGAATTTAAGTTTTATGAAGGGACATATGAAGAGATTACGGAATGGCTACAATCTGGAATTATAGACATTGGGTTTGTTGTAAAAGGCAAATCAAATCCTGACTTCGATCTCGTACCTCTTTTAAAAGACAAAATGGTTGTAGCTTTCCATCCCGAACATAAATTTCTTCACAAAGAAACAGTAGATATGCAGGATATAGAAAAAGAGCATTTCATCATGCCAACTGGAATGTACCAATCACATGTAGAGGAGTTATTTGAAGAGGCACAAATCAAACCGTCTATCCGTTTTGAAGTACATGATTGCACTACCATTGCTAATATGGTACAAGAAGGGCTTGGCGTTACCATCGGTCCAGAGTTGTTTTTGAAAACTCAACGAAACATCAAGATAAGAAAACTTAATTTAACATATTACCGTGAAGTTGCACTAGCTTGTTCTGTAATTTCTGAAGCGTCTCCAGCTGTAAAAGAATTTCTAATGGTTGCTAAAAATGTTTTTATTGAGCCTAATAGTACTATAGACTCCCAAATGTCATTTAATTAA
- a CDS encoding LysR family transcriptional regulator, whose translation MHYDQLKTFLKVVELKNFTKVAEALHITQSTVTARIQQIEAFYGQKLFIRHKGNIQLTSIGYKLLPMLQRQMNLWEKTKKVANEELENAFQINISATYSLWRKISTNIIKKLYQEHDPSYLHLKTDHSHFIIQNILDGSTDFGIVYNKPISKEIASVLIQKDTFSLYKHRDLRINQPLSFQDLSNETWIYLNWGHSFEAWMEKENEQKIQPKIEVGHSDLAIQLINDVKGLAFLSDNEVKQSDLGQHLERLCFESQSPIPFQAIYFIFKASRKHETPIKETLCLFKNGDLE comes from the coding sequence GTGCATTATGATCAATTAAAAACATTTTTAAAAGTCGTAGAATTAAAGAATTTCACAAAAGTAGCAGAAGCTCTTCACATTACTCAATCAACAGTAACTGCAAGAATCCAGCAGATAGAAGCATTCTATGGGCAAAAACTATTTATTAGGCATAAAGGTAATATACAATTAACTTCCATAGGTTATAAATTACTTCCGATGTTGCAGCGTCAAATGAATTTGTGGGAGAAAACTAAAAAAGTTGCAAATGAAGAATTAGAGAATGCCTTTCAAATTAATATTTCGGCCACTTATTCGTTATGGAGAAAAATAAGTACAAATATTATAAAAAAGTTATATCAAGAGCATGATCCTTCTTATTTACATCTTAAAACAGATCATTCCCATTTTATTATTCAAAATATATTAGATGGATCAACTGATTTTGGCATTGTTTATAATAAACCAATAAGTAAAGAAATTGCCTCTGTACTTATTCAAAAAGATACATTTAGTTTATATAAGCATCGAGATTTGAGAATAAATCAGCCTTTGTCTTTTCAAGACTTATCCAATGAAACTTGGATTTACTTAAACTGGGGCCACTCCTTTGAAGCTTGGATGGAGAAGGAGAATGAACAGAAAATACAGCCGAAAATCGAAGTGGGTCATAGTGATCTAGCTATTCAATTGATAAACGATGTAAAAGGGTTAGCCTTCTTGTCAGACAATGAAGTTAAACAATCAGACCTGGGGCAGCATCTGGAACGACTATGCTTTGAAAGTCAATCACCCATTCCTTTTCAAGCTATTTACTTCATATTTAAAGCTAGTAGAAAACATGAAACACCGATAAAAGAGACCCTTTGTTTATTTAAAAATGGTGATTTGGAATAA
- a CDS encoding peptide deformylase: MSVKEVLLLGNPKLYKISSPVKKDEMDQLLPCIQDLHDTLMDFKRKYSAGRAIAAPQIGVFKRLIYMYIDQPTVFINPKLIFPNNVKIEVWDDCMSFPDLLVKVSRYKECEIHYHDIHWEQKVMHLENDLSELLQHEYDHLDGKLAISRAIDPYSFALRSQINSLKKGEK; encoded by the coding sequence GTGTCAGTTAAAGAGGTTCTATTACTAGGCAATCCAAAGTTATATAAAATCAGTTCTCCGGTAAAAAAAGATGAAATGGATCAATTGTTGCCCTGCATTCAAGATCTTCATGATACGTTGATGGATTTTAAAAGGAAATACAGTGCAGGACGTGCGATTGCTGCACCGCAAATAGGTGTATTTAAAAGATTAATCTATATGTATATCGATCAACCAACCGTCTTTATAAATCCTAAGTTAATATTTCCGAATAATGTAAAGATAGAAGTTTGGGATGATTGTATGAGTTTTCCTGATCTACTTGTCAAAGTATCACGATATAAGGAATGCGAAATCCATTATCATGATATCCACTGGGAGCAGAAAGTCATGCATTTAGAAAACGATTTATCAGAACTGTTGCAACATGAATATGATCACCTCGATGGGAAACTAGCTATCTCGAGGGCAATTGATCCCTACTCCTTTGCCCTTAGATCTCAAATAAACTCATTAAAGAAAGGAGAAAAGTAG
- a CDS encoding aspartate/glutamate racemase family protein — translation MKKKIGILGVISAASTTQYYKGITDLYNDRYQNYYYTEIIIYSLDFQYFTDLENEYRMEEYMDYILKGVHTLKKAGADIVIMAANSPHSVFDEIRQRALIPMISIVEATAVRASEQKIKKVLLTGIKYTMQSNFYQNTFKKYEIEVLTPTEEHQNEINSIIFNELAIRHFSSHSRDRLVHIIDSYDVDSVILGCTELPLILSNEHCNIPVLDTLSIHIHAILNYAIK, via the coding sequence ATGAAGAAAAAAATCGGAATACTAGGTGTTATTAGTGCGGCTTCTACGACTCAATATTACAAAGGCATAACTGATTTATATAACGATCGATACCAAAATTATTACTACACAGAAATAATTATTTATAGCCTTGATTTTCAATATTTTACGGACTTAGAAAATGAATATCGAATGGAAGAATATATGGATTATATTCTCAAAGGGGTTCACACACTGAAAAAAGCAGGTGCTGATATTGTTATTATGGCGGCAAACTCACCGCATTCTGTCTTTGATGAGATACGACAGCGTGCATTAATTCCAATGATCAGTATTGTCGAGGCAACAGCTGTAAGGGCGTCAGAACAAAAAATAAAAAAAGTGCTTTTGACTGGTATCAAGTACACTATGCAATCTAACTTTTATCAGAATACATTTAAAAAATACGAGATCGAGGTATTGACACCTACTGAAGAGCATCAAAATGAAATCAATTCGATCATTTTTAACGAATTAGCTATTCGACATTTTTCCTCACATTCGAGAGATAGATTGGTGCATATTATAGATAGCTATGATGTTGATAGCGTTATACTTGGTTGTACAGAGTTACCCTTGATATTATCAAATGAACATTGTAATATTCCTGTTTTAGATACCCTTTCGATACATATTCATGCGATTCTGAATTACGCTATTAAATGA
- a CDS encoding rhamnogalacturonan lyase family protein, with product MKAFRKCKKATLIVLCMMIVFPASSFGNRTSTIHAAEETDTEVMQFDFGKEDNGASDGYIGISDQTKYSEDAGYGFLDTANVSSFTTDAEDTVQSTGVTYSDTAFEVDLEPGDYEVTVIAGDSAEESNVGVKVESIQKVQNTTFSSSEYMERTFEIALIDGKLSVALTGNTPKINGLVIRKLSERSASENPTVYVASDSTAQTYDPYWKPQAGWGQMLDRFFTDDITVANHAIGGRSSKTFITEGRYDTILREMKPKDYLLIQFGHNDATISRPERYTTVEEYKGYLEDYVEGVRQRGAIPILVTPVNRRDYDSETGEFNVSFPEYKEGMEEVAEDLDVLLVDLNQRSRSYFNKVGPEGTKAIFLHADPGIYDAFPNGVEDNTHFQEYGAIQVARLLSEGIESLDTELASYVKNIEPPENVPAKPENIQVSNVSNAGAVLSWNDVEEADIYRVYRRKEAEEDYQLVGSSTVSQTNLSGMEEGESYNIVIKAVNAKGESEASDTVIIVTKEATYKYDFEQSGSPTKDGYTSVTTDTVYSEETGYGLLNNEGVITRDRGGDDLLRDWIGYFNTGWDFQVDLPNGLYSVKVYVGDFLGSARTDLSIEDVGYGTISAGKQSSTDKVVPEVPVKDGNMNFHFGGQTGIANGLEITPILLAPYDLEVLDKSLESDNVSATIGWAEAAGADHYNVYRKAEGAAKAEKIGTTKEASYTDDTTKPGITYEYYVTTVNALGTETVESETLSVTMVDESVEVPSAPGNLSVQDYDKREVTLAWDSVEGAISYNVYRAEKEDGEYQLIGTSDSASFTDKDVLTTVPYYYQVKAVNGGGLSEASNTMESPSDTVLSKQMEDLTRAAIAVPNEEGILVSWRYLGTDPTDLGFHVYRNGEQITEEPITDRTNYVDSEGKSGDTYQIHPVKDGELYGDRATTTALEESHLNIPLNKPAAGETPLGDPYTYSANDASVGDVDGDGEYEYIVKWDPSNSHDNSQTGYTGNVYLDAYELDGTRLWRIDLGINIRAGAHYTQFIVYDFDGDGKSEVAMKTADGTVDGQGTVIGDGSKDHRNSSGYILQGDEYLTVFDGENGAAIDTVDYEPPRGNVDSWGDGYGNRVDRFLAGVAYLDGENPSLIMARGYYTRSVVVAYDFSDGKLEKRWRFDTNDEGYSDWEGQGYHSLSTADVDGDQKQEVVYGQITIDDDGTGLYNTGLGHGDALHVGDYIPDRDGLEIFTPQEHTDAEYGYDMRDAETGEVIWGEHTGVDTGRGLVADIDPRYEGAEAWGVDEAWNSPTGGLHKATGEKISTNIPSANFAIWWDGDVQRELLDHDWDQEAEKGVGVISKWNYETEESDVLLRAEGTLSNNYTKGTPALQADIFGDWREEAIWRTEDSSALRIYFTDQETDKRIFTLMHDAQYRTAVAWQNVGYNQPPHPSFYIGEGMEIPAQPAISPVEVDKPDGNAPITSVDIQQETKNDWYVEPVTGQFRVVDESKTSTYYQINDQEQVQGNEFTISEDGKYTVSYWSEDEAGNKEEAHQVEVNLDQTAPDIALSIEDGQEFTLIDKITLACEFTDALSGVAEKNCDTGIDSNKQEVYGFELWFGKHELKASATDKVGNHSEKAVSFKVTFDWQSLKELIEMLIKQNNHDEKLIKKLTHFVDQAEAKKQPNAKRNMMDNFTKQVEKAPAEALTEEEKQTLKELAEYLKENEQ from the coding sequence ATGAAAGCGTTTAGAAAGTGTAAGAAAGCAACACTTATTGTTTTGTGTATGATGATTGTATTTCCTGCATCTTCTTTTGGTAATCGTACATCAACGATTCATGCTGCGGAAGAGACGGATACGGAAGTGATGCAATTTGATTTTGGTAAAGAAGATAATGGGGCATCGGACGGTTACATCGGCATATCCGATCAAACGAAATATTCAGAGGACGCAGGATATGGTTTTCTGGATACTGCAAATGTAAGCAGTTTCACTACAGATGCAGAGGATACGGTGCAATCAACAGGTGTTACATACAGCGATACAGCGTTTGAAGTTGATCTCGAACCAGGTGATTATGAAGTTACCGTGATTGCAGGCGACTCTGCGGAAGAATCAAATGTAGGTGTGAAAGTAGAATCAATTCAGAAGGTGCAAAATACGACATTCAGTAGCTCGGAGTATATGGAGAGAACATTTGAAATTGCACTTATTGATGGCAAATTATCTGTTGCTTTAACAGGAAATACTCCGAAAATTAACGGATTAGTTATCCGTAAACTTTCGGAAAGATCGGCAAGTGAGAATCCGACAGTCTATGTGGCCAGTGATTCTACGGCACAGACTTATGATCCTTATTGGAAGCCGCAAGCTGGCTGGGGACAAATGCTTGATCGTTTTTTCACGGATGATATTACTGTAGCTAATCATGCGATTGGTGGACGAAGCTCGAAAACGTTTATTACCGAAGGTCGTTATGACACGATATTGCGTGAGATGAAACCAAAGGATTATTTACTGATCCAGTTCGGTCATAATGATGCCACGATCAGCCGTCCTGAACGGTATACGACAGTGGAAGAATATAAAGGATATTTAGAAGATTATGTTGAAGGTGTTCGCCAACGTGGCGCTATACCGATTTTGGTGACACCAGTTAATAGACGTGATTATGACTCTGAAACTGGTGAATTCAATGTTAGTTTCCCAGAGTATAAAGAAGGTATGGAAGAAGTAGCGGAAGATCTGGATGTACTGCTGGTGGATCTGAATCAACGAAGCAGATCATATTTCAATAAAGTTGGTCCAGAGGGTACAAAGGCAATATTCCTTCATGCAGACCCAGGTATTTATGACGCATTCCCGAATGGTGTTGAGGATAATACACATTTCCAAGAGTATGGTGCAATACAAGTTGCAAGACTCTTATCGGAAGGGATCGAATCGTTAGATACAGAGTTAGCATCTTATGTAAAAAATATCGAACCACCTGAAAATGTTCCTGCCAAACCAGAAAATATCCAAGTTTCTAATGTCAGTAACGCAGGAGCTGTATTGTCATGGAATGATGTGGAAGAAGCGGATATCTATCGAGTCTATCGGAGGAAAGAAGCAGAAGAAGATTATCAGCTTGTTGGTAGTTCAACTGTTTCCCAAACCAACTTATCCGGAATGGAAGAAGGAGAATCGTACAATATCGTAATAAAAGCAGTCAATGCGAAGGGTGAATCAGAAGCATCTGATACGGTGATTATTGTGACAAAAGAAGCAACATATAAATATGATTTTGAACAATCTGGTTCTCCTACCAAAGATGGCTATACCTCTGTGACGACTGATACTGTGTATTCAGAAGAAACAGGGTATGGGTTATTAAATAATGAAGGCGTCATAACGAGAGATCGGGGTGGCGATGATCTGCTACGTGACTGGATTGGTTATTTTAACACTGGGTGGGATTTTCAAGTGGATCTTCCAAATGGTCTGTATTCAGTCAAAGTCTATGTTGGTGATTTCTTAGGTTCTGCACGAACAGACTTATCGATTGAGGATGTTGGTTATGGAACCATTTCTGCGGGTAAACAAAGCTCGACTGATAAGGTGGTACCGGAAGTGCCGGTTAAAGATGGAAATATGAATTTTCATTTTGGTGGACAAACTGGTATTGCCAATGGATTGGAAATTACACCAATTCTACTTGCTCCGTATGATTTGGAAGTTTTGGATAAATCATTAGAGAGTGATAATGTTTCTGCTACCATTGGATGGGCAGAAGCAGCTGGAGCAGATCATTATAATGTTTATCGTAAAGCGGAAGGTGCTGCTAAGGCAGAAAAAATTGGAACGACTAAGGAAGCCTCGTATACGGATGATACCACTAAACCTGGTATTACGTATGAGTACTATGTAACAACAGTAAATGCACTTGGTACCGAAACCGTAGAATCGGAAACTCTTTCAGTAACGATGGTAGATGAATCAGTGGAGGTTCCGAGTGCACCTGGAAATCTTTCTGTTCAAGATTATGATAAGCGTGAAGTAACGTTAGCGTGGGATAGTGTGGAAGGTGCTATTTCTTATAACGTATACCGAGCTGAAAAAGAAGACGGCGAATATCAATTAATCGGTACGTCGGATAGTGCCTCTTTTACAGATAAAGATGTGTTAACAACCGTTCCTTATTATTATCAGGTTAAAGCGGTAAATGGTGGCGGACTTTCAGAAGCGTCTAACACGATGGAATCACCATCTGATACTGTTCTATCGAAACAAATGGAAGACCTGACGAGAGCAGCAATCGCTGTACCAAATGAAGAAGGTATTCTCGTTAGCTGGAGATATTTAGGCACAGATCCAACTGACCTTGGATTTCACGTATACCGTAACGGTGAACAGATTACTGAAGAGCCGATAACCGACCGGACAAATTATGTGGATAGTGAAGGGAAATCTGGTGATACCTACCAAATTCACCCTGTGAAAGATGGAGAATTATATGGTGATAGAGCAACAACAACAGCTTTAGAAGAAAGTCATCTCAACATTCCATTAAACAAACCTGCTGCTGGTGAAACGCCGCTTGGCGATCCTTATACGTACAGTGCGAATGATGCTAGTGTAGGTGATGTGGATGGTGACGGTGAATATGAATATATCGTAAAATGGGATCCATCCAATAGTCATGATAACTCGCAAACCGGTTATACAGGAAATGTCTATCTGGATGCATATGAGTTAGATGGAACAAGACTATGGCGCATTGATTTAGGTATCAATATTCGTGCAGGTGCCCATTATACGCAGTTTATCGTGTATGATTTTGATGGTGACGGTAAGTCAGAAGTAGCTATGAAGACCGCAGACGGCACGGTTGACGGTCAAGGGACTGTCATTGGTGATGGCTCAAAAGACCATCGCAATTCCAGTGGCTACATTTTGCAAGGGGATGAATACCTGACAGTCTTTGATGGTGAGAATGGTGCAGCCATTGATACTGTAGATTATGAACCACCTCGTGGTAATGTGGATTCATGGGGCGACGGTTATGGTAACCGAGTAGATCGTTTCTTAGCAGGTGTTGCTTATTTAGACGGGGAAAATCCTAGTTTAATTATGGCAAGAGGTTATTATACACGTTCTGTGGTCGTAGCCTATGACTTCTCGGATGGTAAATTGGAAAAGCGTTGGCGCTTCGACACTAATGATGAAGGCTACAGTGATTGGGAAGGTCAAGGCTATCACTCTTTAAGCACTGCTGATGTGGATGGTGATCAAAAGCAAGAAGTAGTATACGGTCAAATTACGATTGATGATGATGGTACGGGATTATATAATACCGGTCTCGGTCATGGGGATGCTTTACACGTAGGTGATTATATTCCGGACCGAGATGGCCTGGAAATCTTCACACCACAAGAGCATACAGACGCCGAATACGGTTATGATATGCGTGACGCAGAAACAGGTGAAGTGATTTGGGGAGAACATACCGGTGTTGATACGGGACGTGGCCTTGTTGCCGATATTGATCCAAGGTATGAAGGTGCCGAAGCATGGGGAGTAGATGAAGCATGGAATAGCCCGACTGGTGGTCTTCATAAAGCAACAGGTGAAAAAATATCTACCAACATACCAAGTGCTAATTTTGCGATCTGGTGGGATGGAGACGTCCAAAGAGAGTTGTTAGATCATGATTGGGATCAAGAGGCTGAAAAAGGTGTCGGTGTCATTTCGAAATGGAATTATGAGACAGAAGAGTCTGACGTTCTTTTACGAGCAGAAGGTACACTATCCAATAACTATACGAAAGGTACACCAGCACTTCAGGCGGACATATTTGGTGACTGGAGAGAGGAAGCGATCTGGCGGACAGAAGACAGTTCCGCGCTTCGAATTTATTTCACCGATCAGGAAACAGATAAACGGATCTTTACTTTAATGCATGATGCGCAATATCGTACAGCGGTAGCATGGCAAAATGTAGGCTACAATCAGCCGCCACATCCTAGCTTCTATATTGGCGAAGGAATGGAAATACCAGCACAGCCTGCTATATCTCCGGTAGAGGTAGATAAACCGGACGGAAATGCTCCAATAACGTCAGTAGATATTCAACAGGAAACAAAGAATGACTGGTATGTAGAGCCTGTAACAGGACAGTTCAGAGTAGTAGATGAATCGAAGACTTCCACCTACTATCAAATCAATGATCAAGAGCAGGTACAGGGTAACGAGTTTACCATTTCAGAAGATGGTAAGTACACGGTATCCTACTGGAGTGAAGATGAAGCAGGCAATAAAGAAGAAGCTCATCAGGTAGAAGTTAATCTCGATCAAACTGCTCCAGATATTGCTTTATCCATTGAAGATGGGCAGGAATTTACCTTGATTGATAAGATCACGTTAGCTTGTGAGTTCACGGATGCATTATCTGGTGTAGCAGAGAAAAACTGTGACACAGGTATTGATTCAAATAAACAAGAAGTGTATGGCTTTGAGTTGTGGTTTGGTAAGCACGAACTAAAAGCGAGTGCAACCGATAAAGTAGGTAATCATAGTGAAAAAGCGGTATCATTCAAGGTAACGTTTGACTGGCAAAGTTTAAAAGAATTGATCGAAATGTTGATCAAACAGAACAATCATGATGAAAAACTGATTAAGAAGCTAACTCACTTCGTAGATCAAGCAGAAGCGAAAAAACAACCTAATGCCAAACGTAACATGATGGATAATTTCACGAAGCAAGTGGAAAAAGCGCCTGCAGAAGCTTTGACCGAAGAGGAAAAGCAGACGCTTAAGGAGTTAGCTGAATATCTGAAAGAAAACGAACAATAA
- the corA gene encoding magnesium/cobalt transporter CorA produces MIHTLGITHDNQIETDIAPEANLEVYKWFWVDFDTPTDEEIQHLSKTFQFHPLAIEDCIQRLQRPKLDYYDDHTFFVTHFVKEDKDEDELIKEEINFFVGDQFVVSFHRQPSKEVSYVRERLAHGKVKVEKWDTYFVFYQILDKIVDNYFPYLYEIEDNLDKIEENTHNKSMNQLMTELFDTRYQLLTLRHVIHPMRDLLYRMLNSQHLDGIRGKREYYSDIYDHLLKLSEMVMSNREITVDIRDSYMSMNSLQTNNVMKLLTIITSVFVPLTFIAGIYGMNFQYMPELHMRYGYFISLAVMLVVGVGMIIWFWKKGWFK; encoded by the coding sequence ATGATACATACACTTGGTATTACTCATGATAACCAGATAGAAACAGATATTGCACCGGAAGCAAATTTGGAAGTCTACAAATGGTTTTGGGTTGATTTTGATACACCAACAGATGAAGAAATACAGCATTTATCCAAGACATTTCAATTTCATCCGTTAGCGATAGAAGATTGTATTCAGCGCCTGCAGCGGCCCAAGCTGGATTACTATGATGATCATACTTTCTTTGTCACTCATTTTGTCAAAGAGGACAAGGATGAAGACGAGTTGATAAAAGAAGAAATTAATTTTTTTGTCGGCGATCAGTTCGTAGTTAGCTTTCACCGTCAGCCTTCTAAAGAAGTATCCTATGTGCGGGAAAGGTTAGCGCATGGAAAAGTAAAGGTAGAAAAATGGGATACTTATTTTGTTTTCTATCAGATATTAGACAAGATAGTTGATAATTATTTCCCTTATTTATATGAGATCGAGGACAATTTGGACAAAATTGAGGAAAACACTCACAATAAATCGATGAATCAGTTAATGACAGAGTTATTTGATACACGCTATCAATTATTGACGCTTAGACATGTCATCCACCCGATGCGAGACTTACTATATCGAATGCTTAATTCCCAACATCTGGATGGCATTCGTGGAAAAAGGGAGTATTATTCAGATATTTATGACCACCTTTTGAAATTATCTGAAATGGTGATGTCGAATAGAGAGATAACCGTAGATATACGTGATAGTTATATGTCGATGAATTCCTTGCAAACAAATAATGTAATGAAGCTTTTAACCATTATTACATCAGTGTTCGTCCCGCTAACCTTTATCGCAGGTATTTATGGCATGAATTTTCAATATATGCCGGAATTACATATGCGTTACGGCTATTTTATTTCATTGGCTGTCATGCTGGTAGTGGGCGTAGGGATGATCATTTGGTTTTGGAAAAAAGGTTGGTTTAAATAA